In Odontesthes bonariensis isolate fOdoBon6 chromosome 22, fOdoBon6.hap1, whole genome shotgun sequence, one genomic interval encodes:
- the anxa3b gene encoding annexin A3b, producing MSVWDDLDLLLDSPSSLTVTSNTRGTVKDKADFKVEEDVSALRTAIEGLGTTEKTLIEVLSQRSNAQRQLIARAYEKATGRTLVADLEGDTHGDFEDLLVALITPPAVYDCHEVIKAMKGPGTTESTLTEIFASRSNGQIKALSDVYLEETGRLLTHDLKSEVSGDYGEALLILAEGKRDDSTNVDNAKAKADAKALYEAGEKKWGTDEMKFVDILCHRSIPQLRQTLIEYKNLSKKTLQESIESEMSGDLEKLLVAVVKCVKNVPAYLAERLFKSMKGAGTTESILTRIIASRSEIDLSDIRTEYKKLFGLSLFEQLESEVSGSYGDTLKQLCGKDN from the exons TCTAATACCAGAGGAACTGTGAAAGACAAGGCTGATTTCAAAGTGGAAGAAGATGTATCTGCACTAAGGACGGCCATAGAGGGGCTGG GTACGACAGAGAAGACGCTGATCGAGGTGCTGAGCCAAAGGAGCAACGCTCAGCGACAGCTGATTGCCAGAGCTTATGAGAAAGCTACGGGAAGG ACATTAGTGGCTGACCTTGAGGGCGACACTCACGGGGACTTCGAGGACTTGTTGGTCGCCTTGATAACACCGCCCGCCGTCTACGACTGTCATGAAGTCATCAAAGCCATGAAG GGCCCCGGGACAACAGAGAGTACACTGACGGAAATCTTTGCTTCGAGATCCAACGGGCAGATAAAGGCCTTGTCGGATGTTTACCTGGAAG AAACGGGAAGACTGTTGACTCACGACCTGAAGTCCGAGGTGTCTGGAGATTATGGCGAAGCGCTGCTCATTTTGGCTGAG GGGAAGAGAGATGACAGCACCAATGTGGATAATGCCAAAGCCAAAGCAGATGCTAAG GCGTTGTATGAAGCTGGAGAGAAGAAGTGGGGAACCGATGAGATGAAGTTTGTTGACATACTGTGCCACAGGAGTATTCCCCAGCTTCGGCAAA cTCTGATAGAGTACAAGAATCTTAGCAAGAAGACTCTGCAGGAGAGCATTGAGAGCGAGATGTCCGGAGACTTGGAGAAACTGCTGGTGGCTGTTG tcAAGTGTGTGAAGAACGTTCCTGCATACCTGGCTGAGAGGCTTTTCAAGAGCATGAAG GGTGCAGGGACCACCGAGTCCATACTGACCAGGATCATTGCAAGCCGTTCAGAGATCGATTTGTCGGACATCAGGACAGAGTACAAGAAGCTTTTTGGCCTTTCCCTCTTTGAGCAGTTAGAG TCTGAAGTGTCGGGCAGTTACGGTGACACCCTGAAGCAGTTGTGTGGCAAAGACAACTAA